CTTCTCGACGGCATGGCGCAGCAGCGCGGCCGTGCGGTAGATGCCGTGGGCGAACTTGCCGTAGGGCAGGGTGGCGAACAGCGCCATCACGCAGCCCAGGTGCAGGCACAGCCACAGCGGCAGGGCGGCGCTGCCGGCGGCCAGCCACAGGGCCAGGCCGCTGGCCGAGGTGAGGAAGAGCAGGGCGATGAAGCCGCGGTCCATCGGCCGCTGCGCCGGGGCGCCGTGCAGCGGGTGGCGGCGCAGGTTGAGCCAGCCCAGCCCGGTGGTGCCGATGAGCAGGCTCACCCCGCCGGCCACGCCCAGCAGCTTGGGCAGTGACGCCAGCGGGTAGGGCGCCGCCCAGCCCAGCAGGTAGTGCGCCAGCGTGCCCACGCCGGTGGCGGCAAAGCAGAGCAGGAAGCCGTAGAAGGTGAGGTGGTGCAAGCGCCGGCGCGCCAGCGTCCAGGCATCGTCCTCGTTGTGGCAGCCCTCGCCGTGGCCGCCGTCCAGGTAGGTCAGTGTCAGCACGTGGCCGGCGGCTTCGGCCGAGGCGGGGGCGCTGACGGGCTGGCCGCTGGTCACCGGCGTCACGTCGCGCCAGAAGCGCCGCAGGCCCATCGCCAGCGCCAGGGCGGCAAAGCCGAACACCGGCGCGAACAGGCCCACGAGCAGGTGGTGCGGGAAGATGTCGTAGAAGCTGCCAGCCGGTGTGCCCGCCAGCGAGCCACGCAATGCCACGGCCAGGATGAGGAAGAGCGCCAGGGCGGCGGCCAGCGCCACCGACAGCGTCAGCCCGTTGCGCTGGTAGAGCCGGCCCAGCGGCGCCGGCCAGGCGTACTCGGCGTAGGTGCGCCCCCGCACCTCGGCCATCGCCCGGGGCACGTTGACCTGGAACTCGTGCGGCGGGGCGTACTGGCAGGCGTGCAGGCAGGCGCCGCAGTTGTGGCAGAGGTTGGCCAGGTAGTGCACATCGGCGCGGTGGAACTCCAGCCGGCGCGTCATGGCCGGGAACACCGCGCAGAAGCCCTCGCAGTAGCGGCAGGCGTTGCAGATCTGCAGCACGCGGGCGACTTCACCCTCGGCCGAGTGGGCTGAAGGGGAAGAGACCGGTTGCCCGTCGGCCAGCGCCCGGGCTTCCTCGATCAAGGGGTCAAGCGAGCGCATGCTGCACCTCTCGACCCCGTGCCGCGGCGGCCGCAGCGGCCGCGCGAGTGCCGGCGATGCGCCCGAAGGCGGTGCCGATCGACATGCCCACCCCGGCGGTGTAGCCCTGGCCGAGCACGTTGCCGGCCATCATCTCGCCGGCGACGAAGAGGTTGGCGCTGGGCTGGCCGCCAAAGCGCACGGCGGCGGTCTCGTCGGTGCGCAGGCCGAGGTAGGTGAAGGTCACCCCCGGGCGCAGCGCGTAGCCGTAGAACGGCGCGGTGTCGATGGGCCGGGCCCAGTGGCTCTTCACCGGGGCGAGGCCCTCGGTGCGGCAGTCGTCGAGCACGGTGTGGTCGAAGTGGCCGGCGTGATCGCGGCGGCAGGCGCGGTTGTAGTCGTTCAGGGTCTGCATGAAGGCGGTCTCGTCCAGGCCGAGCCGGCGCGCCAGCTCGGGCAGGCTGTGCGCCACCACGCCGGGGAACACGGGCGGCATGAAGCGGCCGACGGCCTTGGCGTCGATCACCGACCAGGCGGTCTGCCCGGGCTGCTGGGCCACCAGGCGGCCCCAGATGGCGTAGCGCTTGGGCCAGAAGTCCTCGCCCTCGTCGTAGAAGCGCCGGGCCTCGCGGTTGACCACCACGCTCAGGCTGACGCAGTCGATGCGGGTGCAGATGCCGCCGTCGTAGAGCGGCGCGCGCGCGTCGATGGCCACCATGTGAGCCTGCGTCGGGTCGCCGATGGCGTCGGCCCGGTGCTCCTCGATCAGGTGGCGCAGCAGCGTGCCCTGGTTGAAGCGGGTGCCGCGGATCAGGAAGTTGTC
The Sphaerotilus microaerophilus DNA segment above includes these coding regions:
- the tcuB gene encoding tricarballylate utilization 4Fe-4S protein TcuB; amino-acid sequence: MRSLDPLIEEARALADGQPVSSPSAHSAEGEVARVLQICNACRYCEGFCAVFPAMTRRLEFHRADVHYLANLCHNCGACLHACQYAPPHEFQVNVPRAMAEVRGRTYAEYAWPAPLGRLYQRNGLTLSVALAAALALFLILAVALRGSLAGTPAGSFYDIFPHHLLVGLFAPVFGFAALALAMGLRRFWRDVTPVTSGQPVSAPASAEAAGHVLTLTYLDGGHGEGCHNEDDAWTLARRRLHHLTFYGFLLCFAATGVGTLAHYLLGWAAPYPLASLPKLLGVAGGVSLLIGTTGLGWLNLRRHPLHGAPAQRPMDRGFIALLFLTSASGLALWLAAGSAALPLWLCLHLGCVMALFATLPYGKFAHGIYRTAALLRHAVEKRQPNPVGLGAD
- the tcuA gene encoding FAD-dependent tricarballylate dehydrogenase TcuA: MGTDVLVIGGGNAALCAALMAAEAGASVLLLEAAPRELRGGNSAHTRNLRCMHDAPQDVLVDAYPEEEYWQDLLKVTGGRTSEPLARLVIRASSTCRGWMQRHGVRFQPPLSGALHVARTNAFFMGGGKALVNAYFRSAERLGVRIRYQAPVQRIELQDGRFVAAWVGDERITAKACVLAAGGFESNREWLREAWGRNERGEWPADNFLIRGTRFNQGTLLRHLIEEHRADAIGDPTQAHMVAIDARAPLYDGGICTRIDCVSLSVVVNREARRFYDEGEDFWPKRYAIWGRLVAQQPGQTAWSVIDAKAVGRFMPPVFPGVVAHSLPELARRLGLDETAFMQTLNDYNRACRRDHAGHFDHTVLDDCRTEGLAPVKSHWARPIDTAPFYGYALRPGVTFTYLGLRTDETAAVRFGGQPSANLFVAGEMMAGNVLGQGYTAGVGMSIGTAFGRIAGTRAAAAAAAARGREVQHALA